The following nucleotide sequence is from Zea mays cultivar B73 chromosome 1, Zm-B73-REFERENCE-NAM-5.0, whole genome shotgun sequence.
ggcgcattggtcaaaccaaaagacatcactgtgaactcatacaaaccatacttggaaatgaatgccgtcttcggaatgtccgaaggtcggatcctgagctgatgataacctgacctcagatcaatcttggagaacacactggctcctctcaactggtcgaacagatcttctattctgggcaaaggatacttgttcttgatcgtgacctcattcagagctcggtaatcaatgcacatcatctcggtgccatctttcttctccacaaataggacaggggcggcccaaggcgaggtgcttggccgaatgtaacctttctctgacagctcatcaatttgcttcttaagctcaaccaactctggtccagatattctgtaagctctcttgaagataggggtggttccaggaagaagctctatagcgaattcaactttccgctctggtggcatacccggtaagtcctttggaaacacatctgggaactcggacacaaccttgatactctcaattgggtctgcttcactgctatcaacagctatccgataacaacttcctttctttggctcaggcgggactaactcggtcaccacttcctctcctagtggggacaccaacttgatggtccttttatcacaactgataactgcctgatacttatctagccaattcatccctaggatgacatctattccctgagtacccattactataaggttggcgggaaacgctatcccccttattttcacacttatattcaaacaaatgctatcggctcgaattctaccaccggctgagtcaatttgaatgggggttgacatggtagttattggaagattatgtgcttctacccatgatgcagtaatgaaagaatgtgttgctccagtatcaaataacacttctgcaatatgggagtcgactgggaacatacctactatcatgccgggggtctcctgaactgcttcaacctccaagtggttcagtcttccatgattatagcgcggctgagggcgattgcctgctccaggctgaggcacattctgcttcgctggggcattggggcctgactgctgttgggctgccttcttcgggcattgcatcacccaatggccttgctctccacagtggaaacatgccctgtttccaacctgagctggtgctgcctgactgttctgctggtttgctggggcaggaaggcgaggtgcctgctgattctacctcggaaactgacctcctgactgattgctctgacggttctggtactgattctgagggtactgcctttgaaactgctgatgctgctgaggtggacgctggttctgcctgaactgctgaggttgattgcttgagaaacgaggacggctgctgcttccaggctggggtccactgatcttgcgcttatgatcttccatctccttgcgctttctctctgtcatgattgctctgtcaatcaggtgctggaatgtcggaaatgtgtgattcatcagttgatactgcagggggtcaaccaagcctctcaggaaacggtactgtcgcttggcgtcggtgttgacatcttcaggagcatagcgagacaattgcagaaacttgtcccggtactcactgacagacaatggcccttgcttgagagccaggaattcctccttcttcactgtcatcagacctgcagggacatggtactgacgaaagctacctctgaattcttcccaggtgatggtgtcagggtgggcatgggtggcgaggtaagactcccaccatgactgggctgctcctttcaacagacggggaccatacagaactttctccctgtcatcgcactgagcggtatgcaactcccgctccacagtgcgcagccaatcttcagcatccatagggtcagaagaatgagcaaacgttggtggatgacctctcatgaattcagcacgcttgtctctgggcatctgaggcatctgaggttgaggtggtgcttgctgctgctgctgctgctgaatggcggccaaagtctgaccgatggcttgaactgcctgagtctgcatcaaaaacatctgctcgatcgacatcgggggcgggggcggcaggtgctgctgctggggcacctcctcctgttgagcggctcgctcctgctgagcacgccttcctcctctgcgcctgttctctgacatctacagaatgcaaccacacatcagaactgatctggcagatcttgcagcataaggaaagagtatagaattcctcaacagcactgaacagatgagcatcttcactgatctccaacacaggccacacagcttctcagatagaaaggaaagtggaataaaaggggttttcccaactatataactaactccattaacataatagataaaccaaaatgcaggggatacccacactctggtgacaatcattacaaagatccaaaccaaacatagttcatcatgacaaacatagatgcacaggatatagcaaactaccctgtctaactaagactaactaagattgagactaacgctaagactgaagcttctacgtatatatttcgtattaattacaagatccaactctaacgatctatggttctagagttatcttggtcttgcagtcgggattgccataagactggtgtccacgctgaggtgagcggtacgggtgctgagtcccgacgggagcgggggaaccaccatccaagtgacgacgttccgcatgctcagcccgcagcagggcgatctcagcacgagccctactcagctcatctaatgcatggtccagctccgtgtttagcacggcggctaggttgactgtgctgctcaacctaggattgccctcaccgacgggtgagacaatcacgcctcctgtgctgccagatggacggcgggggtaatacttcaggtcaagaccgtcagctgccccaccgaaaaccgagcagtagtgcgaaagcgcacgccgtgcagcatcttgcatggctgcctcagctaagtcccgttcagagatagaatagtgctctgagcaggcctctgcaccctggagactgtcctccgggcagcgcaccaagcaagtcgcctcccagcggtccgggtagaccccgcgactatgctggtagaccacacagtgatactcgacggaccaagtatgccggtcaaatgcccgacgtagcagggtgtcgagcgcatcgtggaagtggcacccgcgagcagcgtcgcgagtgatgggtcgagcaacccatccttccggctcaggattagcagagaagtcggtgtcgtggctcgagctgtcgtcgccatctccgtcgtctgggtctcctccagcagctactccagaagctggggcgcccagtggtggtgcagggggcggctccagaggaagcacaggggagcagctcctcacagactctatctcctggtggagcgagaaggaagagccctgctgctcctgtcgtcgatgctcctgctcctcacgcaggcggtggtgtagtctctccaagtggctggactgtccggccacggaacggcgaagcggacgctcagcaaggcgggagggtaagaaggggatgactgactttcgtgcagtgtgtctaagtcgagccatctacaaaagacatcgcaagcaaaagggtaagaacagaattaatatgaccagcaagtaatgaatcataagtaaatgaaggattagaataaaacatgattttcatcaaggtatattatatagtagaacataggtttggtcggtatgaccaacttttgaagggatatcaaagtcaaggcagagacagaggtctatagtccttagaacgaccattctactctaggttagcggtcctacagtcagcacggctttgataccacttatgtcacacccggttttagaaggcaaaccgaatgcgaaccatgtacgtgccaggattagttattcacgtacacagcagtcacataatatggacatcatcacacagtgctcaaaaatagtattaataagggaaatagtcgattacatcatacgtctgagacgtccatataagtcttacaataaatcaaagtgcggaaaagaaacgtagataacgcggccttcacaggcagccgactgggggttgccgctaacccacacctagaactcgtcgtagtcttggaactcctggaagtctccatccacggcttcatcttcgcctgagcaggggttgcaatgctgacaacctggggggggggggtttggtgtgtagagcaagggtgagtacacatcaacatactcagcaagtatcctgtttggctgtagtggactagctgtatgtggggataagtcaagcagttgcttttagttggtcagattattacttactagtagaaagccaagttttaacattaacccaagttattagcccaatgtatcctttccaaacggaaagaataccacttaccagcaccataaccatgatcaaaaccatcaatctcatatccacctgtaccaaagtatctctgatcaagtaccactaatcactggagctcccttggccgctcataaccgtgagcacggctgatatatcagtttcataacactctgcagaggttgtgcactttacccacaagccgtgattccctctctggcccgggcttgcaagatccttattcactcccgaggtgaatggccagggattcactacgaagcctttacaaagattccccggggctgtagccacccgttaggtttcctaaatgcaccgcactcctccccaaggggcgaacccaaacttggcagagcgagccgcatacaccgagccccattgacggcacgacggctaagtgaactacaccccggatcctctaattattcagctaagggcaccccattccacccttatggttgcactgttttcccgggcggtcatccatagaacaggtccttacggagaggcactcgagaaaccgctcgagcccccttgataacCACAAGCATACATCATCATAAgataagggaaaacagcgtatcatagataatctcatcatgttcattgattatagttgagcaatagcataaagctaaacagtaataatccaacccaaataggtaaacaaggacatggataacaaaagctagtcaatccttaggtataaaggtgtaatgcggggggtgaattaaataatgaataggacatagataggtcaaaggacacttgcctccaccaaacgactgctgctcaggggtttctcctgcgggttcctcgggctcttcgaccgaatcgttctctatgcgattgcaaacatacatacatccatccacatttaatacaaaagaacagtacaccatacaagggaacaaataaagtaagtatgcatcaagtatgacattcgatatcgcatttgttatggttagaaagaaacgggaaagggtctcgcagggggttaaatcttatgcactaacgatcaattacaattggttcttaacaaaagaattctgttacatatacactaatggaaacctaatcactttaagttgatcaacattgcacgagataaacaattaactacatgaatcaattagcataacggaattttaaattaaacttcctatttccatgacatgaacaatgattaacctacctaaaataaagtaactaggatcacagaaagtaaataagataaaataaaaaaaacagaggggggggcggttgaaccggcccggttgaaccggcggccaggcgagcgcgcgggggggggggggctggccaggcggccgagccggccaagcggccaggcgagcgcgcggccagggcggccagcgggcggccgagggcggccagcggccggctgggcggctgggggcgcggccgggcggccagggcgcggccgggcgggcggccggggctgGGGCGCAGCCGGGCgggcggctgggggcgcggccgggcggccagggcgcgccggccatggcggcggccatggcgccgagcggcgaggggaaaggggagggggataggggagggaggagagggggagggggggcctcaccggggacggggacggggcggggcggccgagcggggcggccgatcggcgatggggaggggcggcgctagggcagggggtaggggcggcggcggcttagggtgggggagagaaaatgagagaaaatgagagaaaatgagagggagggagagagaattggggaaaaagggaggtggggggggcggcatgggccaattgggcccaaggggggcgccaggggcggctgggccggccggggtcggcccacggcgcgggagagagagagaaaaagaggagagagaaggagagagaaaaagaaagaaaagatcttctcctcattttcgaaatccgatctttctacatgaatgcatttgcactttcaaagcaatccaaagaaatgcaaggttcggcatggtgcatcaaacaacataaagtatttagggtttttcttacacgggaaatccaaaccgagtcccgctagaactttggaaaaggtcaaggtttagcgaggggaaaaagaaaaagaaaaggtaacgcccgaattttcgcgagtaaagaaaagaaaaaattcaactccaaaattcggggcgttacagtacTGGTCCggagatttttataaataaaaaccCGAGACTATAGAGTTCGTATAGAggcggtctggtgcaccaccagaccggTTCAGGTGACTCCCAGACCAGCACAATTAAGTTCTTTTCTTTCAAAACTTGTTGCATTTGACTTGGACTTTCTTGTGAGCTTCCCTACGACTTAAGCAAATATAGTAGCACATAATAAAATTGACTAAGTCTAGGAAACTCACCTTTTACTCGTAGTTTCTCTAGGATTTGAGTTACGGCCCAAACTAAGTCCAAAATGCATTTTTCTTTAGAAAATGAGTTAGTAACCAAATGAAATTGCTAGAAACATTGTAAAAGGTTTATGCAACATATCTAAAGGTTCAAACCTCATTTTTACCCTTTTACTCAGTTTATGCACTTTCTTGCCTCTTTTGAGCTCATTTGGACTTAGAAACCTCCAAATTGCATCCGAGTGAACCTATACTCATACACTTAGTAAACAAGTTAGTCCACGGTGCTGTGTTGGAGATTTAATCATCAAAATAGGTAGAAATGACTATctagctcatttccctttcagggagcTCGAGTCGACAGCCCTTGCATCCTCAATTGAACAACTAAAATATCGAACCGAATGCAACTAATTCTAAAATTATCAAATCAAAAACTCATGTGTCTTAATTGGTGACCTGATAGTTCTGTTGCGCTAACACCTGGTAGCCTCGTTTGTGTGGCCACTGTCTTGCTTGCGTCGCTGCCTGCCTACATAGGCGCATCACCATTATACGAGTATACATGTACAAATAAGATGAGCCTGTTGGAAAGCTTGTAGCCCGGCACGTTTTAGCTCGGCCTGATCCATTGTCTATCAGGCCTATGTTGGCTCGGCTCGATAACTATATCGTGCCTGGATCTTAGGTGTGGCACAACGATCTAAGCCTTTCGCGGTTTGGTTTTTTCcctattttttaaaaaatatcTATTGTATACTTGTGTATTGAGTACAAAACATAAAAACACATATGCTTAGTTGACTACGTGGGTATAAACATGGAGCTAATAATTAATGGTTCAAATTTTCACTTCTGCAATTTATTCTTGGACCGACGAGATTTGTCTCTTTGTTTAGTTAGCAAGAGGCAGAGCTACAAGAATCTTAGACCGTTCGCATCGATACCCCCTCTCCTAAATATAGGGGCAATATTGTCGCCCTAAAGCTACAAAGGTGCCCCCCTATATGGCCCTCGTTTAGGGGGGGAGGCACTCTCTCCCCCCTAGACCCCCTTGAATCTAGGGTGTCGCCTCGGTTAGGGGGACATGTAGAGGGCACTGCTACGGTGTATGTAGATAATTTAGAGATAATCGCTGCGAAAAAGAGAAAAATAGGAGAAAAATTTACGATAAACCGCCGCAGACAGTCTTAATAAACATACAACGATGAATGCAGTTTCTTGGTTGAATAGTGGAGCTACACACGCCAAAGTCAAGTAACAACGCGTGAGAGAAAGGAATCCTCCCCTCCGGCGGGCAGAAAGCGATATGGCCTCGCATGCCAAATGGAGAACGGCACCAATCGATGAGTTCTCTAGGAAGTTCCGTTgattgaaaaagaaaaggataacATAGGCACATAGCCGTATGCCTCCTGTCTTGGCACAAAAGCAGACAGCAATCCCAATCCAACAACTGTCGTTGACAGTTCCAAAGCTTTGaactttttctttctttctttcttttttccatATCATTGGCATCAGGACAGTCTGTTTTACACAGCCCGTTCTCACTCTACAACTCATGCACTCAAATGCACGTTCACTATTCCCTATCCAGGCAGAAGAATATGAATATTAGCCGGCGGCTCAACGAGGACATCTTCCTCGCGAACGTATGCCAAAGAATCAACTAATGAAACACTAAGAGGTTGACGACAATGCTGCTGAGCGTTGACAATACTAGCTCCGGGCAAAACAACCCTCCCTTTCGGCCAGGTCCGCATGATTTGCGCGGACCAACATCTGTACGTCAAACAAGCAAAGGAAGTCAAATTGTCAGATTAACCACGCACTTATAAAAGCAACAAGTGGCACCCTAGTGAGCCGCAGCTGAGAAGCTGACGACTGGAAGACCAGCCACAAGGTTTATACCATCCAACTTGACACTAAAATCTTAGCGTGAGTTTGACACAAAAAAAAGGTACAAGGTTAGCTTACCATTCTTCCAATGTCCAATAGATGATCAACGACCCATTAATTGATGCCACGTGTAGATGAATTCGAGCGTGAAGATGTCCTCAAAGACCATACTGATCTTATTGGCTTGTTTACAAATGGATGCTCCAACAGTTTGATTGCTGATGGTCTGTCTTCTGGATTGGGTTTTACGCACTGACTTATAAAATCACGAGCATCCTTCGAAAGAGAACTTGGAATTGCTGGCGATTCCCCCTTACCAATCCTGTATAGAGCTTGTGTCTGCATAACAAGTAGCATGAAGAATGGGTTTAAAAGCATGTATCAATAGTTCAGAAAATCATGTGATATGGGTACACTCATAATTCGAAAACAGCAACTCGAATTTCCATAAGTCAGTACTAAATGCTCTCACCCATTCGAGGCCAGGATAGGGTATTTGGCGCGTCAACATCTCTAGGACAGTGCAACCAAGACTCCATATGTCAGCTGCAGGTCCATACGTCTTCTTTGGATTGACAACCTGAAAATTTAGATTTTAGTGCTTTCATCTAGAATGACCTTAAAGTGTAATCCAAATCATATATGTTGTCATCCATCAACCATGATTATCGCCACCACATTAAGTTCACATGAAACAATACCTATGTCAAACCAATGAATCATCACTTAATGACGCTAAATATCAATTCAGctacttccgagtagcacctccaggtcTCAGGTTCGATCCCCCTCGAGGTCGAATTTCGgacttggttaaaaaaatcccctcgttgtgCCCCGCCCGCTTCCGGGTTACGTCCTACGCGCCACCTTCCGGCTAGGCCGTTGTAGAGTGGGGCAGTGGGCGGTGATggcccgctagtgatgggggTAGGGTTCGGGGATTTTTCTTGGCCGagaccatgtttcggtctcttcttaatataataccggaagGACGGTCTTTCCCTCCCCAGCCGAGTTTTTTTAAGAATAAACTCTGATTAGACTGCAccaaatatttgatagatctgtaATAACAACAGTGAGGTAGGGGCATAGGGCACTACTATTAAGAAGAAGCTCAATCGGAGCTCCGACCGAAAAAGGTCACGAAAGTTGTCCCCTGTGCAACATGAAGGTCCACCCCTTATAGACCGGATCTTTACCCGCTTTGAGCCCTCCCAGCCCCTACACAAGGATCCACGCCCCATAGGTCAATCCATCTCATGTGCACACAACCAGGAGAACCAGCGCAGCGAGTGACCTTTTTTAACctcagcctgaaattcgctcccactgaaattcgctcccactagGATTCGAACTCAAAACCTAAGGAGTGAAACTCAGACCacttaaccaactcagctagaggctcTTTCGCATATTTCAAAAATTTAAGTCTATTACTTCAAGATGAATATTCTAGACAAATCACTGAAGGTAAACATAAGGCAAACAAAATGCAAGAATGTTCTAATCTCAAATCAGAGTTCATGGTGGATTGGTGGTTACCTCAGGTGCCATCCAATAAACAGTTCCTTTGCATGATTTAACTGCATTGAATTTGGTGATCTGAAAGGGAATTCATAAAAGAGTTTTGTATCAGAGAAAGTGGTAGCAGGTAAATTGAACCAAAAAAGGGTCAAATTTGCAGCATGCAATCGACCTCCTTAGCGAGTCCAAAATCTGCAAGTTTCACAGATCCATTGGCATGCACCAGAATATTTGCGCATTTAATGTCTCTGCAATATCACAATTCAAACCATAGTTCAGAACATATGCATATACAGTAGTACGTTGATATAATTCTGCAGTACTTGTCATATCAATGTGGAAAATACAGGTATTGGGCATTACTTTGTACGGCTCCATTTAAACTAATAGGCATATAATTGCCCATATCTCAAACTGAATGATACCATTATAAGTATAAGAAACTAATTTCATTACCTATGAACAATGTTCTTTTCATGGAGGTAAATCAACCCATTAAGGATCTGTCTTGTATATGCAGAGACATGAGTATCTCGCAGGCGATACCTCTGATACAGTAATGCAAGGGATCCTTGGGTCAGTAATTCAAGGAAGATGTAAAGTTTTGAATCTTCCTGCAATAGCAACACAGTTGGAGGGCCATCAATCTAATAGCCTAAGCATGCATGATGCATAGAGGGGGTATGAAGAAAACAATGAATTTCTGTTCATACGACATGCATATTATACCAACAGCATGATAAACTGAAGCTACTTACTTTGTCTGTTCCATAGTACTGCACTATATTCTCATGCTCAAACTGGCTCAGAAGTGCAATTTCCTGGAAAGATTAAAGAGATCAGATATGTTCTTTTGAGGAAAGTGAGCATAGTTTGCTAGCGAAGACATCTTAAGGCTAACAGCACACAGGCCGAGGGATCAAATCTCAGAAAATCACAGTGGAAGCCAAAAACATTGGCGTTATCTTATAGGCGGTCTCATGCATTGCCATCATGCCATGTAATCTTGAGACAAATTGACAGCCCATACAATGGCATCTCTTCTAAGTTATATATAGTAATTCCAAAATCCCTTAATTTGTGCATGGAGTGTAAGAAAGAAGAAAGTGTGAGTTAAAAGGCAGCAACAACTTGTATAATGATGCACAAATTGTCTTATAATATCAAATTTTAACTTATGAGGTGGTTGTGTTGCGAAAGAACAATTTCCTCTTAAGTCTTAAGTCTCAATTCCTGTATGATCTGCATGAGAAGGCCTACGAGATGGCCCACATGTACAGATGTACCTGACATAAATAACCTTTCAACCTATCACGAACTGTGCCATTTAACTTGAAGAACATAGCAGATGTAACTGATGATATGATGGGAAACTGCCAGTAATAGATTATATCTCTCGTATTATCAAGAAAAATATAGTGAAACAAACCTGCTCAAGCTGAAAGATACACTGCTTCGCATTGCTCCCTTTATCAAATAAGTTCACTTCTTTGACAGCAAAGAAGACACCCTCACTAATAATGACACAATAGCAGAAAAACGTGTAAGAGACTTCAGACTTGCAATGGGAAAACTAGAGCAGGCTAAATATTGAAGGCAACCATCCCTATTGCACAATGGCCAAAACAAATAAAGGACAAATGTTGTATTTCTTCATCCAGGGTATCTTGTTCCCAGAGCTGAATATCACATTATTATGACCAAAATACACATAATCAAGTAAAAATTCTTAAACTCATTTAGTCATTTCTAAATTTAAACAGAACCAAGGTTCTAAACGAACAGAAAATTTTGAGTGATTACCAAtattctctgctgatctagaagtCATGAGTGCAACATTTTGGTACACTAAGATGTCATGCTCCCATGTATGATTGAGGAAATGGTTCATTGAATTGCAGTTGAATGATTTTAGTTGAGATCTGAAAGCTTATTAGTTATTACTTAGGATCATGTTGGTTTAGCTATAGAAGGCTACATCAAATCAATTGCTACTTACTAGAAGATTGTGCTTAGTGTCTAACATTTAGAAATGGAGCCAGTAAGCTCTAATCAGCAATAGAATCAGTTTTGTGAAACCCACATTAGTTGAGGCTTCTAGCTGCACTTTACACTACGCTATGGAGTATATGGACAGTGCATAGCAGTTAGATTGATTATTCCAAGCAACTAAACAGCATGGAAGAGCAACTGAATTTCAAATTTAGAGCACTTACTCGCTGATGCCCTCGTAGACTGTCCCAAACGAGCCACTACCCAGGAGCATCCCTCGGTTCCATGACCGGATCCTCCTCCTAAACCTCCCGTTCGGTGAGATATAGAACATGGATTCAGTGGTGGTGCTTGAGGTCTCGTCATCGTTGGTTGTTGATAGTGAAGAAGTGCCAGTAAAGCCCTCGGACGACTCCTCCAGCCTGAGATCGTCCAACATTAACAATACCGCCCCATCCTCGTCGTCATCCTTCTCCTCTGCAGCC
It contains:
- the LOC100272734 gene encoding Mitogen-activated protein kinase kinase kinase 1 codes for the protein MGPPFSAQDPAPSPSGGSGSGSSRRRLRRLDRRNASKNISYNATNYCQYPPSPQVASAPGSGRASLAGSLACSIDVVNSFRIGGNGDGGRDLRFLCESLGLSGPDDFAIPLADWEAHKAVRSSTSASGSPNSARTNHDSPQRDSPFCQVGAEEPAQAADADPELLAGTGRDGPIEAPERPARLDPPPESTFPDVRRAVGEGGIKGVRPPPVLKPPPSMALPAVCGVGSTWDILRSFAPDEKEDAPASRTVRRFGHRAAEEKDDDEDGAVLLMLDDLRLEESSEGFTGTSSLSTTNDDETSSTTTESMFYISPNGRFRRRIRSWNRGMLLGSGSFGTVYEGISDEGVFFAVKEVNLFDKGSNAKQCIFQLEQEIALLSQFEHENIVQYYGTDKEDSKLYIFLELLTQGSLALLYQRYRLRDTHVSAYTRQILNGLIYLHEKNIVHRDIKCANILVHANGSVKLADFGLAKEITKFNAVKSCKGTVYWMAPEVVNPKKTYGPAADIWSLGCTVLEMLTRQIPYPGLEWTQALYRIGKGESPAIPSSLSKDARDFISQCVKPNPEDRPSAIKLLEHPFVNKPIRSVWSLRTSSRSNSSTRGIN